In Halobacteroides halobius DSM 5150, the genomic window ATGAGTAAGTTGCAAGATCAAGAAAGTGTAGAAATTTTATTTGATGATCTTGCTTCCCAATTTGATACTAGAACTGGTGGATATACACGAGTTATTAAGTTAGGGCCAAGGAGAGGAGACGGATCTCCAATGGCTATTTTAGAATTAGTAGAGTAAGACTAGGTTAATCTTTATCTTGTAAAATATAGAACTTAATAATTTCTAAACAGCCATGACCAGTTATTTGGTACTGGACAATAATTAGTCCGGTATAAATGGCTGTTTTTTTATATCAGGATGGTGAGATGATGCCATTAATTGAAGTTGATGATTTGTATTATAAATATGGACAAGAAGATGATTGGGTTTTAGCAGGAGTTGATTTAGAGGTCGAAACGGGTGAATTTGTAGCTATTGTTGGACATAATGGGTCAGGAAAATCAACTTTTGCAAAGATGTTAAATGGGTTATTAGTTCCTAAACAAGGAGTAGTAAAAGTAGCTGGTCTGGAAACTAAAGATAAAGAAGAAATCTGGGGTATTAGACAACGGGTAGGGATGGTATTTCAAAATCCTGATAATCAATTAGTTGCTAATATTGTAGAAGAAGATGTAGCATTTGGACCTGAGAATTTAGGTTTAGAGTCTCAGGTAATTAAGACAAGGGTTAAAGAAGCCTTAACAGCAGTAGGAATGGAAGAGTTTAGACGTCATGCTCCTCATAATTTATCAGGGGGTCAAAAACAAAGAGTAGCTATTGCTGGCATTTTAGCAATGCAACCTCAGTGCTTAGTATTAGATGAGCCTACAGCAATGTTAGATCCAGTTGGGCGCAAGAATGTAATGTCTACTTTACATGATTTAAACCAGAATTTAGATATGACATTGATTCATATTACTCATTTTATGAGTGAGGCAATTCAAGCAGATCGGATTATTGTAATGGATCAGGGGAAAGTAGCTTTACAAGGAAGGCCTGCTGAAATTTTTGGTCAATTAGATAAAATTAAAGAGTATAATTTAGATCTGCCCCAAGTAACAGAATTAGCTGTAAGGTTAAAACAAGCTGGGGTAGATATTTCATCTGATATTTATGAGGTTGATAGGTTGGTGAATGAATTATGTTTATTGAAGTAGATGATTTAAGTCATAATTATAATCCAGATTCTAAGCCTAAAGAATATACTTTAAAGGATATAAATTTTACTGTAGCTAAAGGAGAATTTGTTGGTTTAGTGGGACATACTGGGTCTGGCAAGTCAACTTTAGTACAGACTTTAAATGGTTTAGTAGAACCTACCGAGGGCCAAATTATAATTGATGGTCAAGATATAGTTGCTAGTGATGACTTAAATGAAGTTAGAAGAAAGGTTGGGTTAGTATTTCAATATCCTGAACATCAGTTATTTGAGGAAACAGTTTTTTCTGATATAGCATTTGGCCCTAAAAACTTAGGAATAGAAGAAGAGGAAATAAAAAAGAGAGTTAAGAAAGCTTTAGAGTTAGTTAGTTTAGATTATGAGTCCTTTAAGGATAAATCTCCTTTTAGACTCTCAGGTGGACAACAAAGAAGAGTAGCTATTGCTGGTGTTTTAGCAATGGAGCCTGAGGTGTTAATTTTAGATGAGCCAACTGCTGGCTTAGACCCTAAAGCTAGAAGGGATTTATTAAAGGAGATTATGAAGTTACAACAAGAATTTTCTTTAACTATTATTTTGATTTCTCATCGAATGGAAGAGATAGCCCAGTTAGCAGATAAAGTTTTAGTTTTAAAAGATGGAGAGCTTGTGTTACAAGGAAAACCTGAGTATGTTTTTGAACAGGATCAATTTTTAAAGGATAGCAACTTAGGTGTTCCGCAAGTAACAGCTATTTTACAGCAACTTAAAGCTAAAGGGTTTACTATAAAGTCTGATATATTTACTGTTGAAGAGGCTAAGAGAGAAATATTAAAGGCATTGCGAGGGTAAACTATGCTAGATGATATTATGATTGGTCAGTATATAGAGAAAGACTCAAT contains:
- a CDS encoding energy-coupling factor transporter ATPase, producing the protein MMPLIEVDDLYYKYGQEDDWVLAGVDLEVETGEFVAIVGHNGSGKSTFAKMLNGLLVPKQGVVKVAGLETKDKEEIWGIRQRVGMVFQNPDNQLVANIVEEDVAFGPENLGLESQVIKTRVKEALTAVGMEEFRRHAPHNLSGGQKQRVAIAGILAMQPQCLVLDEPTAMLDPVGRKNVMSTLHDLNQNLDMTLIHITHFMSEAIQADRIIVMDQGKVALQGRPAEIFGQLDKIKEYNLDLPQVTELAVRLKQAGVDISSDIYEVDRLVNELCLLK
- a CDS encoding energy-coupling factor transporter ATPase; this encodes MFIEVDDLSHNYNPDSKPKEYTLKDINFTVAKGEFVGLVGHTGSGKSTLVQTLNGLVEPTEGQIIIDGQDIVASDDLNEVRRKVGLVFQYPEHQLFEETVFSDIAFGPKNLGIEEEEIKKRVKKALELVSLDYESFKDKSPFRLSGGQQRRVAIAGVLAMEPEVLILDEPTAGLDPKARRDLLKEIMKLQQEFSLTIILISHRMEEIAQLADKVLVLKDGELVLQGKPEYVFEQDQFLKDSNLGVPQVTAILQQLKAKGFTIKSDIFTVEEAKREILKALRG